From a single Paraburkholderia youngii genomic region:
- a CDS encoding ABC transporter permease produces MTTLRPSSDSSHQLGALEPVQRSSMLPQGAEPPRSWRGGGAPAPRPVRRRSVAQRMNLSTGGWIGLAMVSCALFVAAFAPWIAPHAVGAIITPDVFAGFSAKLPLGSDYLGRDMLTRIIYGMRLTVVLALAAALLAALTGTMLGLLAAVAGRHIDETMSRLLDAVTSIPSKMFALMIVAAFGSSLPLLIATAAISYMPGSYRIARSLAVNIGTLEYVQVARARGESALYIACFEMLPNMIHPMLADTGLRFTFVVLLLSSLSFLGLGVQPPYADLGSLVRENIAGLGEGVPVVILPAIAIAVLTVGVNLLIDGLPHRGRRKNMPDADGGH; encoded by the coding sequence TGCCGCAGGGCGCGGAGCCACCACGGTCCTGGCGTGGCGGCGGCGCTCCGGCGCCGCGGCCGGTGCGCCGTCGCAGCGTCGCGCAGCGCATGAATCTGTCGACCGGCGGCTGGATCGGTCTCGCGATGGTGAGTTGCGCTCTGTTCGTCGCGGCGTTCGCGCCGTGGATCGCGCCGCACGCGGTGGGCGCGATCATCACGCCCGACGTCTTCGCTGGCTTCAGCGCGAAGCTGCCGCTCGGCTCCGACTACCTGGGCCGCGACATGCTGACCCGCATCATCTACGGCATGCGGCTGACGGTGGTGCTGGCGCTCGCCGCGGCGCTGCTCGCCGCGCTCACGGGGACGATGCTGGGCTTGCTCGCGGCCGTCGCCGGCCGCCATATCGACGAAACCATGAGCCGGCTGCTCGATGCGGTCACCTCGATACCGTCGAAGATGTTTGCGCTGATGATCGTCGCCGCGTTCGGCTCGTCGCTGCCGTTGCTGATCGCGACAGCGGCCATCAGCTACATGCCGGGCTCGTACCGGATCGCCCGCTCGCTCGCGGTCAATATCGGCACGCTCGAATATGTGCAAGTCGCCCGGGCGCGCGGAGAAAGCGCGCTTTACATCGCGTGCTTCGAGATGCTGCCGAACATGATCCACCCGATGCTCGCCGACACCGGGCTGCGTTTCACGTTCGTCGTGCTGCTGCTGAGCAGCCTGAGCTTTCTCGGCCTGGGCGTGCAGCCGCCGTATGCCGATCTCGGTTCGCTGGTGCGCGAGAACATCGCCGGTCTCGGTGAAGGCGTGCCCGTGGTGATCCTGCCCGCGATCGCAATCGCGGTGCTGACGGTCGGCGTGAACCTGCTGATCGACGGACTGCCGCATCGTGGGCGCCGCAAGAACATGCCCGATGCCGATGGAGGCCATTGA
- a CDS encoding ABC transporter ATP-binding protein, with the protein MTASQTASLPSSNLVEVRGLRVVGSRPGEPDTTIVHDIDFEIARGEVLALIGESGSGKTTIALSLMGHARSGCRIAGGSIRVGDTDVLGLSPKQLEGLRGRKVAYIAQSAAAAFNPARSIMDQVIESALIHGTLSKRAAQAKAVELFRALALPDPQKIGQRYPHQVSGGQLQRLMAAMALITDPALVILDEPTTALDVTTQIDVLQAFRGVIRQCGMTAVYVSHDLAVVAQMADRIVVLSNGEVRETGRTEQILHAPAHPYTQSLIAAVTPVAPAAAAPDASHRNAAPLLELRGLTAGYGGTDAHGWPHKVILRDVDLAIGRGQTVGVIGESGSGKTTLAKVIAGLVPMARGKLLLDGEPLAANLNRRSREQFRCIQIVFQNADTALNPTHTVERTLARPLKFYRGMKGEAARRRVAELLGLVRLPAELAQRRTGELSGGQKQRVNLARALAAEPKLILCDEVTSALDTVVGAAILELLRDLQKKLGVSYLFITHDIAKVRAISDDIVVLYAGHRVEAGNRDALSAPPYHPYSHLLVSSAPELRAGWLEEAGERCHQALPPIGEPADEPQLCTFLARCPLRIDGVCNRTPPAARTLASGAQVLCHRSEAELEQYQNGPPDGATAAGGLAQSVTLRV; encoded by the coding sequence ATGACCGCCTCGCAGACCGCGTCGTTACCTTCGTCCAATCTGGTCGAAGTGCGGGGCCTGCGCGTGGTGGGAAGCCGCCCCGGCGAGCCTGATACCACGATCGTGCACGACATCGACTTCGAGATTGCGCGCGGCGAGGTGCTCGCCTTGATCGGCGAATCGGGCTCGGGCAAGACCACGATCGCGCTGTCGCTGATGGGCCATGCCCGCAGCGGCTGCCGCATCGCGGGCGGCTCGATCCGGGTCGGCGACACCGACGTGCTCGGACTCTCGCCGAAACAGCTCGAGGGATTGCGTGGCCGCAAGGTCGCCTATATCGCGCAAAGCGCGGCGGCCGCGTTCAACCCGGCGCGCTCGATCATGGACCAGGTGATCGAAAGCGCGCTGATTCACGGCACGCTCAGCAAGCGCGCCGCGCAGGCAAAAGCGGTCGAACTGTTCCGCGCGCTCGCGCTGCCGGACCCGCAGAAGATCGGCCAGCGTTACCCGCACCAGGTGTCGGGCGGCCAGTTGCAGCGGCTGATGGCGGCGATGGCGCTGATCACCGACCCCGCCCTCGTGATCCTCGACGAGCCGACCACGGCGCTCGACGTCACGACGCAGATCGACGTGCTGCAAGCGTTTCGCGGCGTGATCCGGCAATGCGGAATGACCGCCGTCTATGTGTCGCACGATCTGGCGGTGGTCGCGCAGATGGCCGATCGGATCGTCGTGCTCAGCAACGGTGAGGTTCGCGAAACGGGCCGTACCGAGCAGATTCTGCATGCGCCGGCCCATCCTTATACGCAGAGCCTGATCGCCGCGGTAACGCCCGTTGCACCCGCTGCTGCCGCGCCGGACGCGTCGCATCGCAACGCGGCGCCGCTGCTCGAACTGCGCGGGCTGACGGCCGGCTACGGCGGCACCGACGCGCACGGCTGGCCGCACAAGGTCATTCTGCGCGACGTCGACCTCGCAATCGGCCGTGGCCAGACGGTGGGCGTGATCGGCGAGTCGGGTTCGGGCAAGACGACGCTCGCGAAGGTGATCGCGGGGCTCGTGCCGATGGCGCGCGGCAAGCTGCTGCTCGATGGTGAGCCGCTTGCCGCCAACCTGAACCGTCGCAGCCGCGAACAGTTTCGCTGTATCCAGATCGTGTTCCAGAACGCCGACACCGCGCTCAACCCGACGCATACCGTCGAGCGCACGCTGGCGCGCCCGCTGAAGTTCTATCGCGGTATGAAGGGCGAGGCCGCGCGGCGCCGCGTCGCCGAACTGCTTGGTCTGGTTCGCCTGCCAGCCGAACTGGCGCAGCGTCGCACCGGGGAGTTGTCGGGCGGGCAAAAACAGCGCGTGAATCTCGCGCGGGCGCTGGCCGCCGAACCCAAGCTGATCCTTTGCGACGAAGTCACCTCCGCGCTCGATACGGTGGTCGGCGCAGCCATTCTCGAACTGCTGCGCGATCTGCAGAAAAAGCTCGGCGTGTCGTATCTGTTCATCACGCACGACATCGCCAAGGTGCGCGCGATCAGCGACGACATCGTCGTGCTGTACGCAGGGCACCGCGTCGAGGCGGGTAACCGCGACGCGTTGTCGGCGCCGCCGTACCACCCGTATTCGCATCTGCTGGTGTCGTCCGCGCCGGAGCTTCGCGCCGGCTGGCTCGAAGAAGCGGGCGAGCGCTGTCATCAGGCGCTGCCGCCGATCGGCGAGCCGGCCGATGAGCCGCAGCTATGCACGTTTCTCGCGCGCTGCCCGCTGCGCATCGATGGGGTCTGCAACCGCACGCCGCCGGCCGCGCGCACGCTCGCGAGCGGCGCTCAGGTGCTGTGCCATCGCAGCGAAGCGGAACTGGAGCAATACCAGAACGGACCGCCGGACGGCGCTACTGCGGCTGGTGGGCTCGCGCAGTCTGTCACGCTGCGCGTCTGA
- a CDS encoding helix-turn-helix transcriptional regulator has translation MTGIFDYTASGTTVVMSRAIRRAVAFIDSSFAQPVSLATLAATAGLSVSRFATLFRKEVGISPHRYVCLVRIQHAKRLLRDGVPPSEVATEVGFFDQSHLGRHFRRAVGVTPGHFVASPEAVSACR, from the coding sequence ATGACTGGAATCTTCGACTACACCGCCAGCGGCACGACCGTGGTGATGTCGCGTGCGATCAGGCGGGCCGTGGCCTTTATCGACAGCTCGTTCGCGCAGCCGGTCAGTCTTGCGACGCTCGCGGCGACGGCGGGCTTGAGTGTGTCGCGTTTTGCGACGCTGTTCCGCAAAGAAGTTGGAATCTCGCCGCATCGTTATGTGTGTCTGGTGCGGATCCAACACGCGAAGCGGCTATTGCGCGACGGCGTCCCGCCGTCTGAGGTCGCGACCGAGGTCGGGTTTTTCGATCAGAGTCACCTTGGCCGACATTTCCGGCGCGCGGTCGGCGTGACGCCCGGGCATTTCGTCGCTTCGCCGGAGGCGGTCAGCGCATGCCGATAA
- a CDS encoding glycine zipper 2TM domain-containing protein, whose product MMPMLSTKFALNAALVVAASLSLSACVAPGYAPYGSQQGYQGQYAAPAYSQPVYAQPGTVQQPGYAPQPAPQQPYDTQNGGQYGSQYNTQYGNQYGTQYGTISSIQPLSTATGTSGIAGTVVGALVGGVLGNQIGGGHGRDAATVIGALGGAYAGNQIGQQMGRPAGYQIDVQLSDGSTRAFDVPTPGDLRPGERVQVNGSQLSRY is encoded by the coding sequence TTGATGCCCATGCTCTCTACCAAGTTCGCCCTGAACGCTGCGCTTGTCGTTGCAGCAAGTCTTTCGTTGTCGGCGTGCGTTGCCCCGGGCTACGCGCCGTACGGCTCGCAGCAAGGCTACCAGGGCCAGTATGCAGCGCCCGCGTATAGCCAGCCCGTCTACGCGCAACCGGGCACCGTGCAGCAACCCGGCTACGCGCCGCAGCCTGCGCCGCAACAGCCGTATGACACACAAAACGGCGGCCAGTACGGGTCGCAGTACAACACGCAATACGGCAATCAATATGGCACGCAGTACGGCACGATCTCAAGCATCCAGCCCTTGAGTACTGCCACGGGTACTTCGGGTATCGCGGGAACCGTCGTCGGCGCGCTGGTTGGCGGCGTTCTCGGTAATCAGATCGGGGGCGGGCACGGTCGCGACGCAGCGACCGTCATCGGCGCGCTCGGTGGAGCCTACGCGGGCAACCAGATCGGCCAGCAGATGGGTCGGCCCGCCGGCTACCAGATCGACGTGCAGCTGAGCGACGGCTCAACGCGCGCGTTCGACGTGCCGACGCCCGGCGACCTGCGTCCGGGCGAGCGCGTGCAGGTCAACGGCAGCCAGCTTTCCCGCTACTGA
- the hcaR gene encoding DNA-binding transcriptional regulator HcaR encodes MELRHLRYFIAVAEELSFTRAAERLRTAQPSLSQQIRDLEEQVGTPLFERTRRKVELTEAGKVFLIEARLTLAQAERAVTRARHIGRKSSSTVTIGFVPAAEVRIFPGILPRLRLRFPELNVDLRSIPTSEQEQMLLDNEIDVAFMRKPIRSPDILSEVVLREPILVVLPVAHPLARYKRIKPAQLDGEAFISTHPLYSGDVYDVVDGYFKQHGLQPKVIQVATNILLNLNLIGMGLGYGLLPAYTASLTNPAICTRPLVGPVPEIELLMAWRAGNRSPQLDALLELVAHHSDSNPGESRNAS; translated from the coding sequence ATGGAACTTCGACACTTGCGCTACTTCATCGCCGTGGCGGAGGAGCTGAGCTTCACACGTGCGGCCGAGCGGCTTCGCACGGCTCAGCCCTCGCTGAGCCAGCAGATTCGCGATCTCGAAGAGCAGGTCGGCACGCCGCTGTTCGAGCGCACGCGCCGCAAGGTGGAGTTGACCGAAGCCGGCAAAGTCTTTCTGATCGAAGCGCGTCTGACGCTGGCGCAGGCCGAACGCGCAGTGACGCGGGCGCGTCACATAGGGCGCAAAAGCAGCTCGACTGTCACCATCGGCTTCGTGCCGGCCGCCGAAGTGCGGATTTTCCCGGGCATTCTGCCGCGGCTGCGGCTACGCTTTCCCGAACTGAACGTCGATCTGCGCAGCATTCCGACGTCCGAGCAGGAGCAGATGCTGCTCGACAACGAAATCGACGTCGCCTTCATGCGCAAGCCGATTCGCTCGCCCGACATCCTCTCTGAAGTCGTGCTCCGAGAACCGATCCTGGTCGTACTGCCGGTCGCTCATCCGCTTGCGCGATACAAGCGGATCAAGCCGGCGCAGCTCGACGGCGAAGCGTTCATCAGCACGCATCCGCTTTATTCGGGCGATGTGTATGACGTCGTGGACGGCTACTTCAAACAACATGGGCTGCAACCCAAGGTCATTCAGGTGGCGACCAATATCCTGCTCAACCTGAACCTGATCGGCATGGGACTCGGTTACGGACTGCTGCCCGCCTATACCGCATCGCTGACGAATCCAGCGATCTGCACGAGGCCGCTCGTGGGACCGGTGCCCGAGATCGAACTGTTGATGGCATGGCGCGCCGGCAACCGCTCGCCTCAGCTTGACGCACTGCTGGAGCTGGTGGCGCACCACTCGGACAGTAATCCGGGGGAATCCCGCAACGCCAGCTAA
- the hcaE gene encoding 3-phenylpropionate/cinnamic acid dioxygenase subunit alpha: MSQKEIDFDALVDARNGRVASSIYSDPDLYELELERIFGRCWLFLAHVSQIPKAGDYFNTYMGEDPIIVVRQKDGSVKAFLNQCRHRSMRVSYADCGNTRSFTCPYHGWSYGTDGALVDVPLEQRAYPHGLCKEKLGLQEVTRVAEYKGLIFGNWDASAPDLEAYMGDIAWYLDGVLDRRPGGTEIIGGVHKWVIDCNWKFPAEQFASDQYHALYSHASAVQVLGAKAGEDDKALGAGQTARPVWETAKDALQYGQAGHGSGFFFTENPDANVWVDGVVSQYFRDTYSEVEARLGKVRALRLAGHNNMFPTMSWLNGTATLRVWHPRGPNQVEVWAFCIADKDASDEVKQAFERSATRAFGPAGFLEQDDSENWVEIQKVLRGKRARQTKLIVEMGLGNEKVREDGIPGMTNYIFSETAARGMYRRWADLLACDSWDEVLERTRAYEQEVLEHD, from the coding sequence ATGTCTCAGAAAGAGATCGACTTCGACGCGCTGGTCGATGCACGCAATGGCCGCGTTGCATCCTCGATTTACTCGGACCCCGACCTGTACGAGCTTGAACTCGAACGCATCTTCGGCCGCTGCTGGCTGTTCCTCGCGCACGTCAGCCAGATTCCGAAAGCCGGCGATTACTTCAACACCTACATGGGCGAGGACCCGATCATCGTGGTCCGCCAGAAAGACGGCTCCGTCAAGGCATTCCTGAACCAGTGCCGGCATCGCTCGATGCGCGTGAGTTACGCCGATTGCGGCAATACCCGCTCGTTTACGTGCCCATATCACGGCTGGTCCTATGGGACTGACGGCGCGCTCGTCGACGTGCCGCTGGAGCAGCGCGCCTACCCGCATGGCCTGTGCAAGGAGAAGCTCGGCTTGCAGGAAGTGACGCGCGTCGCCGAATACAAGGGCCTCATATTCGGCAACTGGGACGCGAGCGCACCCGACCTCGAGGCGTACATGGGCGATATCGCGTGGTATCTGGACGGCGTGCTAGACCGCCGTCCCGGCGGCACCGAAATCATCGGCGGCGTACATAAGTGGGTGATCGACTGCAACTGGAAGTTTCCGGCAGAACAGTTCGCGAGCGATCAGTATCACGCGCTGTATTCGCATGCGTCGGCCGTGCAGGTACTGGGCGCGAAGGCAGGCGAGGACGACAAGGCGCTCGGCGCGGGACAGACCGCGCGCCCGGTGTGGGAGACCGCGAAAGATGCGCTGCAATACGGCCAGGCCGGCCACGGCAGCGGCTTTTTCTTCACAGAGAATCCGGACGCGAACGTGTGGGTGGACGGCGTCGTGTCGCAATACTTTCGCGATACGTATTCCGAAGTCGAGGCGCGTCTCGGCAAGGTGCGCGCACTGCGGCTCGCCGGCCACAACAATATGTTCCCGACGATGTCGTGGTTGAACGGCACCGCCACGTTGCGCGTATGGCACCCACGCGGCCCGAACCAGGTCGAGGTGTGGGCCTTCTGCATTGCGGACAAGGATGCCTCCGACGAAGTCAAACAGGCCTTCGAACGCAGCGCGACACGCGCATTCGGACCGGCGGGCTTTCTGGAGCAGGACGATTCGGAGAACTGGGTGGAGATCCAGAAAGTGCTGCGCGGCAAGCGCGCGCGTCAGACGAAGCTGATCGTCGAAATGGGACTCGGCAACGAGAAAGTCCGCGAGGACGGCATTCCGGGCATGACCAACTACATCTTCTCGGAGACGGCCGCGCGCGGCATGTATCGCCGTTGGGCCGATCTGCTCGCCTGCGATAGCTGGGACGAAGTACTGGAGCGCACGCGCGCCTACGAACAGGAGGTGCTCGAACATGACTGA
- the hcaF gene encoding 3-phenylpropionate/cinnamic acid dioxygenase subunit beta, with protein MTETTLNRPATVPLALHHEIEQFLYHEAELLDDWRFRDWLALMSQDVHYSMRTTVNAQTRDRRRSVQPPTTWIFNDNYAQLERRIARLETGMAWAEEPPSRTRHLVSNVVVTATQDPSEFDVRLNYLLYRSQKERDESIYAGKRFDRVRRADTSAAWQICRREITLDQATLNSHNLSVLF; from the coding sequence ATGACTGAAACCACGCTGAACCGTCCGGCAACCGTGCCGCTGGCTTTGCATCACGAGATCGAACAGTTTCTCTATCACGAGGCCGAACTGCTCGATGACTGGCGCTTTCGCGACTGGCTCGCGCTGATGTCGCAGGACGTGCATTACTCGATGCGCACGACCGTCAACGCACAGACGCGCGATCGCCGCCGTAGCGTCCAGCCGCCGACCACCTGGATCTTCAACGATAACTATGCCCAGCTGGAACGCCGCATCGCGCGCCTCGAAACGGGCATGGCCTGGGCGGAAGAGCCGCCTTCGCGAACGCGACACCTGGTTAGCAACGTCGTGGTGACGGCCACCCAGGATCCCAGCGAATTCGATGTGCGGCTCAACTACCTGTTGTATCGCTCGCAGAAGGAGCGCGACGAATCGATCTACGCCGGCAAACGCTTCGACCGCGTGCGTCGCGCGGATACGTCCGCGGCCTGGCAGATTTGCCGCCGCGAGATCACGCTCGATCAGGCGACCCTGAACTCTCATAACCTCAGCGTACTTTTCTGA
- the hcaC gene encoding 3-phenylpropionate/cinnamic acid dioxygenase ferredoxin subunit codes for MARILVCEDTALSDGEAIKVDAPGEAVAVFRSNGEVYALADRCSHGNASMSDGYVEDDGTVECPLHAARFCLKTGAALCQPATEPLRTFPIAVVEGKIYVDMPEVA; via the coding sequence ATGGCACGCATTCTTGTTTGTGAAGACACCGCCTTATCCGACGGCGAGGCTATCAAGGTGGACGCCCCCGGCGAGGCCGTCGCTGTGTTCCGTTCGAATGGCGAGGTCTATGCGCTCGCCGACCGTTGCAGTCACGGCAATGCTTCGATGTCTGACGGATACGTGGAAGACGACGGCACTGTCGAATGTCCACTGCATGCGGCGCGCTTTTGCCTGAAGACGGGCGCGGCGCTGTGCCAGCCCGCGACCGAACCGCTCAGAACGTTTCCGATCGCTGTGGTCGAGGGGAAGATCTACGTCGACATGCCGGAGGTTGCATGA
- the hcaB gene encoding 3-phenylpropionate-dihydrodiol/cinnamic acid-dihydrodiol dehydrogenase: MSAAKIEGSGWLRDQVALITGGGSGLGLALVERFLGEGCRVGVLERSAEKVAALHERFGAQVVAVQGDVRSHEDNARAVAATLERFGSLDTFIGNAAIWDHASGLLDLSPEQLDHGFDELFAINVKGYLLGAKASAPALIASEGSMIFTLSNSSFYPGGGGPLYTASKHAAVGLIRELAYELAPKVRVNGVGPCGMASDLRGPTALGQEDKRIMDSRSPEAIASILPLQFFPEPADFTGPYVMLASRANNRVLSGVMINADAGLGIRGIRHVAGGLHL, translated from the coding sequence ATGAGCGCGGCGAAGATCGAGGGTAGCGGTTGGCTGCGCGACCAGGTCGCGCTGATTACAGGCGGCGGCTCGGGACTTGGGCTCGCGCTTGTCGAACGGTTTCTGGGTGAAGGTTGCCGGGTTGGCGTGCTGGAGCGGTCGGCGGAAAAAGTGGCCGCGCTTCACGAGCGCTTCGGCGCGCAGGTCGTGGCCGTGCAGGGCGACGTCCGCTCGCACGAGGACAATGCGCGTGCCGTAGCGGCCACGCTGGAGCGGTTCGGCTCACTCGACACGTTCATCGGCAACGCGGCGATCTGGGATCATGCGTCGGGCCTGCTCGATCTGAGCCCCGAACAACTGGACCACGGATTCGACGAACTGTTCGCGATCAACGTGAAGGGTTATCTGCTCGGCGCGAAGGCCTCGGCGCCCGCGTTGATCGCAAGCGAAGGCAGCATGATCTTCACGCTGTCGAATTCGTCGTTCTATCCGGGCGGCGGCGGCCCGCTCTACACCGCCAGCAAGCATGCGGCCGTCGGCCTGATCCGCGAGCTTGCTTACGAACTCGCGCCGAAGGTGCGCGTCAACGGCGTCGGCCCGTGCGGGATGGCGAGCGATTTGCGCGGTCCGACCGCACTCGGCCAGGAGGACAAACGCATCATGGATTCGCGCTCTCCCGAGGCGATCGCCAGCATCCTGCCGCTGCAGTTCTTCCCCGAGCCCGCCGATTTCACCGGCCCTTACGTGATGCTGGCTTCGCGCGCGAACAACCGCGTACTGAGCGGCGTGATGATTAATGCTGATGCCGGTCTCGGCATTCGCGGCATTCGTCACGTCGCGGGTGGTCTTCATCTTTGA
- the hcaD gene encoding 3-phenylpropionate/cinnamic acid dioxygenase ferredoxin--NAD(+) reductase subunit, translated as MNRPVYVIVGAGQAGANAAAELRRQGFEGRVLLVGDEAHPPYERPPLSKDVLLRPEQTRCAVHADDFYAQHDIELQIGVAVSTLDRQTRKLTLANGTSIAYDKLLLATGAQARRLPLLDALGENVHTLRTLDDARKLASELRPGKRILLVGAGVIGLELASSAVDLRAQVTVIEAAPLAMGRCAPVLLSQFLCDVHRGRGVTFHFGATLANATRENGEIVLNLQDGTRIAGDAVICGVGAQPDIALARSAGLAIDNGIVIDAACRTSDVHIYAAGDVASRHDASSGTYRRHETWDNAQKQGIAAARAMLGLAPDAQTAPWFWTDQCRLNVQFVGDMSAPDWIVRRQLNEPPCMLFGLDEAGALVGAITVNFGREMRSVRQLVERRAKLAREVLLDPGRTMREIAKEVV; from the coding sequence ATGAATCGTCCCGTTTATGTGATCGTCGGCGCAGGGCAGGCTGGCGCAAATGCAGCCGCCGAACTACGCCGGCAAGGTTTCGAGGGGCGTGTCTTGCTGGTGGGTGACGAAGCGCATCCGCCTTACGAGCGTCCGCCGCTTTCGAAGGATGTGCTGTTGCGTCCCGAGCAAACACGCTGTGCCGTGCATGCGGATGATTTCTACGCCCAGCACGATATCGAATTGCAGATCGGGGTGGCTGTCAGCACGCTCGATCGGCAAACGCGCAAGCTGACACTGGCGAACGGCACATCGATCGCATATGACAAGCTGCTGCTCGCGACCGGTGCGCAGGCGCGCCGGTTGCCGCTACTCGATGCTTTAGGCGAGAACGTGCATACGCTGCGCACACTCGACGACGCGCGCAAGCTCGCGAGCGAATTGCGCCCCGGCAAGCGCATTCTGCTGGTCGGCGCGGGCGTGATCGGGCTCGAACTCGCGTCGAGTGCGGTCGATCTCCGCGCGCAAGTCACCGTGATCGAAGCTGCGCCATTGGCCATGGGGAGATGCGCGCCTGTGCTGCTCAGTCAGTTCCTGTGCGATGTTCATCGCGGGCGAGGGGTGACGTTTCACTTTGGCGCGACGCTCGCGAACGCCACGCGCGAAAACGGCGAGATCGTTCTGAATCTGCAGGACGGCACGCGAATTGCCGGCGACGCGGTGATCTGCGGTGTCGGCGCGCAACCCGACATTGCACTGGCGCGGTCCGCTGGGCTCGCGATCGATAACGGCATCGTGATCGATGCGGCGTGCCGTACTTCTGACGTGCATATCTACGCGGCGGGCGATGTCGCGAGCCGGCACGACGCGAGCAGCGGGACTTATCGACGCCACGAAACCTGGGACAACGCGCAAAAGCAGGGCATTGCGGCAGCGCGCGCCATGCTCGGCCTCGCGCCCGACGCGCAAACCGCGCCGTGGTTCTGGACCGATCAGTGCCGCCTGAACGTGCAGTTCGTCGGCGACATGTCCGCGCCGGACTGGATCGTGCGCCGGCAACTCAACGAGCCACCTTGCATGTTGTTCGGGCTTGATGAAGCGGGCGCGCTGGTTGGCGCGATCACCGTGAACTTCGGCCGTGAAATGCGCAGCGTGCGGCAGTTGGTGGAGCGTCGCGCGAAGTTGGCGCGCGAGGTACTGCTCGATCCAGGGCGGACGATGCGCGAGATCGCCAAAGAAGTTGTTTGA
- a CDS encoding transposase codes for MSASIPLSDADWARIASLFRFDEARRYGKTPRHPREILNAILWVSTHQKAWTYLPPDMPPARTCYIKCLQWRRDGTLRQVEALLGLRIDFR; via the coding sequence ATGTCCGCATCCATACCACTGAGCGACGCGGACTGGGCCCGTATCGCCAGTCTTTTCCGGTTCGACGAAGCAAGGCGGTATGGAAAGACACCCAGGCATCCGCGCGAAATATTGAACGCGATATTATGGGTCTCGACACACCAAAAGGCATGGACCTATTTGCCGCCGGACATGCCACCTGCACGGACCTGCTACATAAAGTGCCTGCAATGGCGACGCGATGGGACCTTGAGACAGGTGGAAGCCCTCCTCGGACTGCGCATCGATTTCCGCTAA
- a CDS encoding purine-nucleoside phosphorylase, producing the protein MRNRAFGAAISSLLLAGAAASPAIAHADDGFAQDDGASHGRPVKVMIISMFGPEGQVWLDHLGPWQDIPVAGLSPDYPAVHCNRQEVCVMTTGMGHANAAASIMALTFSPRFDLRHTYFMVAGIAGIDPQQGTVGSAAWANWLVDFGIQWEIDGREIPPGWNTGYLGINTTGPTQKPPLDYRSEVFQLNPALSNAAFALSRNVTLTDDAQAQAARAKYNYAPANRPPTVIQCDTLAGDTWWSGTDLGERARQWTKILTDGKGTYCTTQQEDNATFEALTRAASAHRVDLDRVAVLRAGSDFDRPYAGQSSADNLLNYASQGGFTIAINNLFLTGNSLVQDIVTHWGEWRDGVPRR; encoded by the coding sequence ATGCGAAATCGTGCTTTTGGTGCTGCAATTTCATCGTTGCTGCTGGCAGGCGCAGCAGCTTCACCGGCCATCGCGCATGCCGACGACGGCTTCGCGCAGGACGACGGCGCATCGCATGGCCGTCCGGTCAAGGTGATGATCATTTCGATGTTCGGTCCGGAAGGCCAGGTGTGGCTCGATCATCTCGGACCGTGGCAGGACATCCCCGTCGCGGGCCTGTCTCCTGACTATCCCGCAGTGCACTGCAATCGCCAGGAGGTGTGCGTGATGACGACGGGCATGGGGCACGCGAATGCCGCCGCGTCGATCATGGCGCTGACGTTCTCGCCTCGTTTCGACTTGCGTCATACGTACTTCATGGTGGCAGGCATCGCGGGTATCGATCCGCAGCAGGGGACCGTAGGTTCCGCTGCGTGGGCCAACTGGCTCGTCGACTTCGGGATTCAATGGGAGATCGACGGGCGCGAAATTCCGCCGGGCTGGAACACCGGCTATCTCGGCATCAACACAACGGGCCCGACGCAGAAGCCGCCGCTCGACTATCGCAGCGAAGTGTTCCAGCTCAATCCGGCGCTTTCGAATGCGGCATTCGCGCTGTCGCGCAACGTGACGCTCACCGACGACGCACAGGCGCAGGCTGCCCGCGCCAAATACAACTATGCGCCCGCGAACCGTCCGCCCACAGTGATCCAATGCGATACGCTGGCGGGCGACACCTGGTGGTCGGGCACCGATCTCGGCGAGCGCGCGCGGCAATGGACGAAAATCCTGACCGACGGCAAGGGCACCTATTGCACGACGCAGCAGGAAGACAACGCCACTTTCGAGGCGTTGACGCGCGCGGCGAGCGCGCATCGTGTTGACCTGGACCGTGTAGCGGTGCTGCGCGCCGGCTCGGACTTCGACCGGCCTTACGCGGGCCAGTCGAGCGCGGACAACCTGCTCAACTACGCGTCACAGGGCGGCTTCACGATCGCGATCAACAATCTGTTCCTGACGGGCAATTCGCTCGTGCAGGACATCGTCACGCATTGGGGCGAGTGGCGCGACGGCGTACCGCGGCGGTAG